A segment of the Cheilinus undulatus linkage group 24, ASM1832078v1, whole genome shotgun sequence genome:
CTGCTCGGCTACAGGACGGCCCACTCCCACTGTGACGATTACAGCCCCTCAGCAGGACTTGTACTTCTTACACAATCATTCTGTCAGTGTcttcaacaacaacagcacagtCACCGTCACCAGTACAGCTGTGCTGTCTCGTCTACATGAGAACAGCACTCAGGTTGGGTGTACAGCAGAAGTGCTCTCTAGTCCTAAGAAAGCCGTGTTCATCATGCTGTCTGAGGTCAGACCCATGTCTGATGAAGATGGTTCTGATGAGGAATCTGAGGATAAAATCAGCGGTCGTGGTAAGTAATGATCCCATGTTGATTTAGTATTTCTTTAAATGGTTACCTGCgtaattttaatcattttattctcTTGCTCTCAAAGGTAGGAGTTTCTTCATCGGGCTATCTGTTTTTGTGATTGCGGTTTTTGTTTTAGCAGTCGTCTTTTTCCTGCATAGACATAAAAAGCCAACCAGGTAATTCTTCTCATCAATACCTATTTAAAGTCTTTTGTTTTCCCtcctttaactgtttttaaatctttcagTCTGTCACATGACGTCCTGGAGACGACTGAGAAACCTTAAGCTACACTGAAAGACCCTCATATGTAAGAACCCATTTACTCTTATCAGGGATAAAACTCCTTATCAATGTTTCATCAATGcttcatgagtttaaatgtgAAACTTTGTTTGTATCATGTCTTTTGTTTCCTCTCTTCAGGGATGAAGCATCCTTATAGGAGAATCCTCCAGTCAGACTCTGATCATCTCCTgtgaagagagaagaaaatagGATGTAACACAAATGTGTCAGCTTTAACATCAAGGAGACGGTGTCACTGATCAGATGAACGAAGTTTGTGCATCACTGTGAGGAGGTGAGGCACAagataaaactagaaaagcacctggagagcacagacctccaccattagccctatctctcaatagtaaagaattctttaaaaaaaactcctggatccagacggtgatctggatcactcccaaaatctagtcagttcttccttatgccatttctgacatttcctgaaaatttcatcaaaatccgtccgtaactttttgagttatgttgctaacaaacaaactaacaaaccctgccgatcacatagcCTCTTTGGCGGAAGTAAAAAGagaattacatattttcatattttttaaatgttgaaatagACAAGTCTTTGTTTAAATGGCCAGAAATGTCTTTGAATaatatttttatactgtttcCTGTTTACATCTTTAATTATGTCAGTCTTTTATGTTTGCAATGAATTATGTCACTGTTACTGACACCAAACAGTCaaattaatgtttatttaagtCAGCCTGAATGTGAAATTTTAACAAATGGAACTACtgattgactgaaaaaaaaggGGAATAATTTCCTGGTTTAAAGATCATtaggtaaatgtttgatcaaaGTGCTTTAATTTGTATTCCATCTCTGATGTAGGGCTGCTCGGTTATGGCAAAAATcctaatcatgttttttttttaagttggtaTTGAATTCATGGTTATAAAACACTTttagtgttgatttttaaaaatctacatCTTTGTGTGCATTTATCAAACTTAGACACATTAACACTTTAGAGAAACaattgacaaaaaaagtaaaatgaagaTGTAATGAAGAAGAACTAAAAaacttaaatgattaaatatgagATCAAACACTGAAATACTTAACTGTGAAAAGAACTATGTATTTTCATTCCATTtctattgttgtgtttttggcaGCTCTTTCTAATGTTTAATGTTGATTCTgattaaatatcttttttgtGTGGCAGCTATTAATCATGCTAGGTGGTGGGTGGTGAGGGCTGGTGATCCCTGTTCAGCTCTCTGGTGTAAAACTCCAGGCTAGAGGGGGGCTCCCGCTTCACAGACATGGTGGAGGGCTGGATTGTTCTGACCACCACTCTGCATGATTGACTTATGGGGACCAACATTAAGGGTGTAAAACTCTAAAAGGAATTTCATTCctcaaagaagcaaaaatattttcttgCGAATtatctgcagtttttttaatgacaatATGAACAAGCATATTTTGGCCACTAGATGTCGCCTTTTAAAGATTTCTGCCGCGGTGttgatatgttttgtttttttacatggaACCCTTGttataataaaagaaaatgtgtccCGACAGAAGTACTGACTCAACtttcttgtttatttaaaatatgtgtgtgtatttctaaacaatatttttcctgaaaaatgCCCCAAATTCTAAGATCCAATTACCTCAGAAAcagcaaagcagcaaacagcatTTCCTTACATTAGTACAATACCCGTCAGTCTTTAATGATCcgcctttatttttttattcaccaATTAATCAATTCATTTGATTTCCTAATGTTAGCAACAGTTCCTAGTTGTCATGTGTTACTCCTTGTATGTAATAGtcctcattttagtttttacttgtATAAAGGGTGGGGAATCTGCCCCGTCACAGGTGTTTATCTAATCAGACAGACTTATTTACTCTGAGTGAGCGATCTGATGAGGCCTTCATTTCAGGAGTTAATCCTTTATAATAGTTATGTTGTTGCCTTCCTACATTTCCATTAATATACCAGTGAAGATGACACCCTTGACCTTCATACCTGGACTATAACCTGAGTACTATGAAAGCTTTCGCTTTCCAGTGTTTTAATCTTCTTTGAAAACTGCCGTAAATGACGCGCTCAGCTTTTCTACACATCCTTTGGTTGTTTGGAGTATTTCAGCTAAGTGAGAATTCTTCACCTGTGTTACTTTCTTAAGGCTACTGTCATTTTACTCAAACTGACAGCGCGAATGAAACCTGCATGCTTGGTGTTAGGGTTTAAGGTGTTACCGTGTTAACTAGCGACTTCCCGAAATCGTCAGTAGGTCTCGTACACAACAGATGTAGACGAAAAGTTTCTGTACGTCTGTCGCTTTGTTTAATTATTCTTCTTAGATACAGAAgcaaatgtatgtttttttatacTAAAAGGTGCATTCGTAAAGACGCTTTCGGCTTACGCAGGGACGCACTCAGCTGGAAGTcgccagttaacacggtcacccTTTCAACCGTAACACCAGACTGATTTGTGATAAAGTGACACGACATTTACGCTCTATACCTACTgccagatattaaaaaaaaacacacacacacatgcgtAACAGTCGTTTTTATAACggtattattttaaaagtgaaagCCTGAAGAAGTCATGCTCAATGACTGTTTTGgacttttaccttttaaaagcCGTAATCAAACGCAGACCTCAATACTACAGTAATTGCAGTATTCAAGTGCCTCGTAGATTTATTCAGGTTGCTTGACgtggaacattttttttcaaatgcgcCTAAATAACAACTAAGAGAGGTTTATTTTGCTCCCATAACAAATTGAAAACTTTATCTTAAATGATGTGAAACTTTATTTACACAAGAGTAACAACAAGAGTAACAAGGTGTTTAAGTGTCAACAGTAATAGAAAAAGGTGTTAAGGATAcataaagtcaaagaaaaattATTAATCATTAGACAATAACAAATTTGATTAATTACCAATGTCTATATTTCACAGCTAAAGTATCTGTGCCTATTTTAGTGTGCTCAGATCACTTGTAAAAACAAGATTCTACATATTGAAACCTGTTACATCACCGAACTTCTGTCCACATATTTAATGCATCAGTGTCAAATCACATGTAGTAACTTTAATGTGGAGAATGAATACAAAAGATTGTCCTAACTCTAACTTTTATCTCCTGCAGTCGGCCTTAAAGTCTCGATTCACACAGAGAGGACAGTGATGGCCAGACTGGGAGAAGAGGTTCAGCTCAGCTGTCAGCTGCTGACGCCCTCTGATGTTTTCCAAGTTTCCTGGTATAAAGTTTTACCTGATGGAGAGAAGATGGTTGCAGCTGACAACAAGTACTTTGGTCAAAGAGTGGAGCGTGAATTCAGCAGTAGAGTTGAGTTTAAAGATGCCAGCCTGCAGGACAGCTCCATAGTGATCAGGGAGGTgacagaggaggatgaaggctgctatcagtgCTTGTTTAACACCTATCCTGATGGGGTGTTAAATGAAACAACCTGCCTCAAACCGTATGGTAAGACTCATTAACTCCACCTCTTTACAGCATCTGTTTACATGCAGATTTTTATTGTGCAAGTCTGACTCAAACTGGACTGACATGCACCCAGTTTGCCACTGAACATGTGATGACTTTACTTATGTGACTTGTGTTTCCAGAGCTGCACGGACCTTTTCTACACGTTAGAGAATCAAACTTCCCTAAGGAGGTGTATATTTCCTGCTCAGCTACAGGACAACCTGGCCTCATAGTAACGATAAGAGCCTTGCATCACAAAGTCCACAAACTTTCTACACACAGTCAAGACAACAAGAATGATACAGTCACTGTCAGCTCTACAGTCGTGCTACCTCACAGCTATGACATCAACATAGAAGTTGAATGTGCCATTGAGATGCTCTTTGGTGCAACAACAAAGGCCTTTGTGACGATTCATAAGATAGAGAGGCCATCAGCTGCTAAGAGTAAGACGTGTCCAAAGCTGCAGACTTAAAGATTAATGGATGAGAACTTTATTACTctgatgtttctttttctttttacaggttttgataaaaaatatgtgGCCCAGAATGATGTTTACCGTAAGTTAAGACTTAATATTCCTATTTTGTTGTTTCATGTGATCTTTACTTGAATAATAAACTTTTTTATCGTTTGTTTTCTCCTAAGGCCAAACTTTGATCAACGTGTTGTTTGTGATAGCAGCCTGTGTTTTAGCTGCTACACTCATCTGGTCCTGTCTTCAATATGAAAATCAGAGCAGGTAATACTTCGTACGACCGCtacctctttttttaaaatcacaaaaactgtCTTCAATAAAAAACTGCACCCCAttaggtgtatttactaaacagtaaaccaaaattttcttttcatggctgaatttcacataataagGGGGAAAAAGCTTTTGTCTATAGTAGGACA
Coding sequences within it:
- the LOC121505961 gene encoding OX-2 membrane glycoprotein-like, yielding MTRSAFLHILWLFGVFQLIGLKVSIHTERTVMARLGEEVQLSCQLLTPSDVFQVSWYKVLPDGEKMVAADNKYFGQRVEREFSSRVEFKDASLQDSSIVIREVTEEDEGCYQCLFNTYPDGVLNETTCLKPYELHGPFLHVRESNFPKEVYISCSATGQPGLIVTIRALHHKVHKLSTHSQDNKNDTVTVSSTVVLPHSYDINIEVECAIEMLFGATTKAFVTIHKIERPSAAKSFDKKYVAQNDVYRQTLINVLFVIAACVLAATLIWSCLQYENQSR